ATCGCCCGCGAGATGGGGTTCGCCGACGAGCTCGCCGAGGTGCTCGAACGGCTGGGTAGGTGAGCGACGAGGAGCTGATCCGCGCCGCATTGCGGGCCGCCGCCGGGGCCGGGCCCCGCGATGTGCCGATCGGCGCGGTGGTGTTCGCCGCCGACGGCACCGAGTTGGCGCGCGCGGCCAACGCCCGCGAGGCGCTGGGCGACCCCACCGCGCACGCGGAGATCCTGGCGTTGCGGGCCGCGGCGGCGCGGCTGGGCGACGGCTGGCGGCTGGAGGGCACCACGCTGGCGGTGACCGTCGAACCGTGCACCATGTGCGCCGGCGCGCTGGTGCTGGCGCGGGTGGCGCGGCTGGTGTTCGGCGCCTGGGAGCCCAAGACCGGGGCGGTCGGCTCGCTGTGGGACGTGGTCCGCGACCGGCGGCTCAACCACCGGCCGGAGGTGCGCGGCGGGGTGCTGGAGACCGAATGCGCGGCGCTGTTGGAGGGCTTCTTCGCCCGCCGGCGGTGACACCGGTTTGAGCCGGGCACCTGCTCATCGGTAAGCTGCCTGGCGGTGGCGTGTC
The window above is part of the Mycolicibacterium hassiacum DSM 44199 genome. Proteins encoded here:
- a CDS encoding nucleoside deaminase, which translates into the protein MSDEELIRAALRAAAGAGPRDVPIGAVVFAADGTELARAANAREALGDPTAHAEILALRAAAARLGDGWRLEGTTLAVTVEPCTMCAGALVLARVARLVFGAWEPKTGAVGSLWDVVRDRRLNHRPEVRGGVLETECAALLEGFFARRR